From the genome of Nitrosomonas sp., one region includes:
- the rtcR gene encoding RNA repair transcriptional activator RtcR yields MDNIVIGILGSRLDHGGLGKGRFGRWRPTVSVAMQKDFPLARLELIHHVHEQALAELTAADIRALSPGMQVNLYAVDYDDPWDFETVYSQLHAFAEAYPFDPERENYFVHITTGTHVAQICLFLLTEARFIPAKLLQSSPGKQGDPNALYGSIQIIDLDLSKYDQIASRFANDANEANKYLKGGVETRNAAFNRMIEQIEQVALRSTAPILLTGPTGAGKSRLAKRIYTLKQQRMHLSGRLVEVNCATLRGDNAMSALFGHVKGAFTGAQNERTGLLREANNGLLFLDEIGELGLDEQAMLLRALEDKVFMPFGGDKEVSSDFQLIAGTNRKLHEQVKNGRFREDLLARINLWTYELPSLKDRIEDLEPNLHYELKKATQLIGYKVSFNQLALKRYLDFGMAPNAVWHANFRDLNASVMRMAILADGGRITEEIVNNEISRLQTDWKSLAADDGNHSHNALEKYLSEEAIEQLDLFERLQLAEVIQVCKNCKTMAEAGRILFNVSRRQKNSSNDTNRLKVYLKRFGLIFSELR; encoded by the coding sequence TTGGATAATATTGTAATTGGTATTCTGGGTTCGCGGCTGGATCATGGCGGACTGGGAAAGGGCAGGTTTGGCCGGTGGCGGCCAACGGTATCCGTTGCGATGCAAAAGGATTTTCCACTTGCGCGGCTGGAACTCATTCACCATGTTCACGAGCAGGCGTTGGCCGAATTGACTGCGGCAGATATTCGCGCGCTTTCGCCGGGCATGCAAGTCAATTTATATGCCGTCGATTATGACGATCCCTGGGATTTTGAAACGGTCTACAGCCAGCTGCATGCATTTGCCGAGGCTTATCCCTTTGACCCGGAACGCGAAAACTATTTTGTCCATATCACCACCGGTACGCATGTTGCCCAGATTTGCCTGTTTCTGCTGACAGAAGCGCGATTTATTCCGGCAAAACTGTTGCAGTCTTCTCCGGGCAAGCAAGGCGATCCGAACGCATTGTATGGTTCCATACAAATTATTGATCTGGATTTGTCCAAATATGATCAGATTGCTTCACGTTTTGCTAATGACGCGAACGAGGCGAACAAATATCTTAAAGGCGGCGTCGAAACCCGAAATGCAGCATTTAATCGAATGATTGAACAAATCGAGCAAGTCGCGTTACGTTCAACCGCGCCTATCCTGTTGACCGGCCCGACCGGCGCTGGCAAATCACGGTTGGCCAAGAGAATCTATACGCTGAAACAGCAGCGCATGCATTTAAGCGGCCGCCTGGTCGAAGTGAATTGCGCCACCTTGCGTGGCGACAACGCCATGTCCGCATTGTTCGGTCATGTGAAAGGGGCGTTTACCGGCGCGCAAAATGAGCGCACTGGCTTATTGCGCGAGGCGAATAACGGGCTGCTGTTTTTGGACGAAATCGGGGAATTGGGTCTGGATGAGCAGGCCATGCTGTTACGCGCCCTGGAAGACAAGGTGTTCATGCCGTTCGGTGGCGACAAGGAAGTCAGCAGTGATTTTCAGTTGATCGCGGGCACCAATCGCAAGCTGCATGAACAGGTCAAAAATGGAAGGTTCAGAGAAGATTTATTAGCGCGCATCAACCTCTGGACGTATGAATTGCCGTCTCTTAAAGACAGAATCGAGGATCTTGAGCCCAATCTTCATTACGAACTCAAAAAAGCCACGCAACTGATCGGATATAAAGTCAGCTTCAATCAACTGGCGTTAAAGCGGTATCTGGATTTTGGCATGGCGCCAAATGCAGTCTGGCATGCAAACTTCAGGGATCTCAATGCAAGCGTGATGCGAATGGCCATTCTGGCGGATGGCGGGCGAATCACCGAAGAAATTGTGAACAATGAAATCAGTCGATTGCAGACCGACTGGAAAAGCCTGGCGGCGGATGACGGCAATCATTCACACAACGCATTAGAAAAATATCTGAGCGAGGAAGCCATTGAGCAGCTGGATTTGTTCGAGCGGCTGCAACTGGCCGAAGTTATTCAGGTTTGCAAAAACTGCAAGACCATGGCAGAAGCGGGCCGCATCCTGTTCAATGTTTCAAGACGCCAGAAAAACAGCAGCAACGATACTAACCGTCTAAAAGTTTATCTCAAACGATTTGGTTTGATATTTTCTGAATTACGGTGA
- a CDS encoding RtcB family protein produces the protein MKTTYEVMAEQNRAVIKSWTRGVTFDDNAREQVKNLAAMPFIHKHIAIMPDVHLGKGATIGSVIPTIGAVIPAAVGVDLGCGMMAVKTSLVATDLPDSLTHLRHEIEKNVPHGRSTNLKRGRDKGSWNNLPDDVVQAWLSLSDDFERLCEKHPVLKNTNNIQHLGTLGTGNHFIELCLDESDNVWVMLHSGSRGVGNRIGSEFIAKAKKDMERWFVHLPDRDLAYIPEGSQHFNDYIAAVSWAQNFARVNRQVMMNRTLAALQKIIDKPFSAEQEAVNCHHNYISREHHFGSDVWITRKGAVSAKLGEMGIIPGSMGARSFIVRGIGNAESFCSCSHGAGRVMSREEAKRRVSLEEHLTATEGVECRKDSSVIDETPAAYKDIDKVMAAQSDLVEIVHTLKQVVCVKG, from the coding sequence ATGAAGACAACATACGAAGTCATGGCTGAACAAAATCGTGCAGTAATCAAATCATGGACGCGGGGCGTTACATTTGACGACAATGCCCGGGAACAGGTGAAAAATCTTGCGGCCATGCCTTTTATTCATAAACATATCGCGATCATGCCGGACGTGCATTTGGGAAAAGGTGCGACCATAGGCAGCGTTATTCCGACCATAGGTGCGGTAATTCCTGCTGCTGTCGGCGTAGATTTGGGTTGCGGAATGATGGCAGTCAAAACCAGCCTGGTTGCAACAGACTTGCCGGATTCATTGACACATCTGCGCCATGAAATAGAAAAAAACGTGCCGCACGGGCGTTCGACAAATTTAAAGCGCGGACGGGACAAAGGCAGCTGGAACAACCTGCCTGACGACGTTGTACAGGCCTGGTTGTCGCTGAGCGACGATTTTGAGCGATTGTGCGAAAAACATCCCGTGTTGAAGAATACCAATAACATACAGCACCTTGGGACGCTCGGAACCGGAAACCACTTTATTGAATTATGCCTGGACGAATCAGACAATGTCTGGGTGATGCTGCATAGCGGATCGCGCGGCGTCGGCAATCGTATCGGCTCCGAGTTTATCGCAAAAGCCAAGAAAGATATGGAACGGTGGTTTGTTCATTTACCGGACAGGGATCTGGCTTATATTCCCGAAGGAAGCCAACATTTTAACGACTATATCGCCGCGGTTTCATGGGCGCAGAATTTCGCCCGGGTAAACCGTCAAGTGATGATGAACCGCACACTGGCCGCATTGCAAAAAATCATCGACAAACCCTTTTCTGCAGAACAGGAAGCGGTTAATTGTCACCACAATTATATTAGCCGCGAGCACCATTTTGGCAGCGATGTCTGGATAACACGCAAAGGCGCGGTTTCTGCAAAGCTGGGTGAGATGGGCATCATTCCAGGCAGCATGGGCGCAAGATCATTCATTGTGCGCGGCATTGGCAATGCCGAAAGTTTTTGCAGCTGCAGCCACGGCGCTGGCCGGGTAATGTCGCGCGAAGAAGCCAAGCGCCGCGTATCTCTGGAGGAACACTTGACCGCTACCGAAGGCGTTGAATGCCGCAAGGACAGCAGCGTAATCGATGAAACACCGGCAGCTTACAAAGATATCGACAAGGTAATGGCGGCGCAATCCGATCTGGTCGAAATTGTGCATACTTTAAAGCAAGTTGTTTGTGTAAAAGGATAA
- a CDS encoding slipin family protein, which produces MLFQQKYMVAENQKGLLYKDKKFIKVLDAGKYRFWSVDKDYELTLVGTIAANREITSEEVLSVIESHPAEFSRHVDLWETGAEEIGLVYEQNVLRDIKLPGQHGAYWKGVRKTRIDKINIGNDFSISQRMAALMLGAESAPLRQSASKTIFAATVPEDHVGFLEIDGKVTRTLSTGTYAWWKFSRVLNVKLFDMRLQNMEVNGQEILTKDKVSLRINLSAIWQIANADLVRQSLTDHTDYLYREMQLALRTVVSTQTLDQLLADKNLLNSQIKALVSAKAQEYGISVKTVGARDIVLPGEMKSILAQVVEAEKLAEANLIKRREETQATRSLHNTAKVMENNPILLRLKELESLERITGQISTLNVYGGLDGVMNDMIKLTSRTNNP; this is translated from the coding sequence ATGTTATTTCAACAAAAATACATGGTTGCTGAAAACCAGAAAGGATTGCTGTACAAGGATAAAAAATTCATCAAGGTACTGGACGCCGGAAAATACCGCTTCTGGTCTGTCGACAAAGACTATGAATTAACACTTGTTGGCACAATCGCTGCAAACCGGGAGATTACCAGTGAAGAAGTATTATCGGTCATTGAATCGCATCCCGCCGAATTTTCCCGCCACGTGGATCTCTGGGAAACCGGTGCAGAAGAGATCGGCCTGGTTTATGAGCAAAATGTGCTCAGAGACATCAAGCTGCCTGGCCAGCATGGCGCCTATTGGAAAGGCGTCCGTAAAACCCGTATAGATAAAATCAATATCGGCAACGATTTCAGCATTTCTCAACGCATGGCTGCGTTGATGCTCGGCGCTGAAAGCGCACCGTTGCGTCAATCGGCCAGCAAGACCATCTTTGCGGCCACCGTACCGGAAGATCATGTCGGTTTTCTGGAAATCGATGGCAAAGTGACTCGTACATTAAGTACTGGTACTTATGCCTGGTGGAAGTTCAGCCGCGTGCTGAATGTCAAGCTGTTTGATATGCGCCTGCAAAATATGGAAGTTAACGGCCAGGAAATACTGACCAAAGACAAAGTCAGCCTGCGTATCAATTTATCGGCCATCTGGCAAATCGCCAATGCCGATCTGGTGCGACAGTCATTGACGGATCACACCGATTATCTGTACCGGGAAATGCAACTGGCCTTGCGCACCGTTGTGTCGACACAAACACTAGACCAGTTACTCGCGGATAAAAACCTGTTGAACAGTCAGATAAAGGCTTTGGTTTCAGCCAAAGCGCAAGAATATGGCATCAGTGTTAAAACAGTTGGCGCCCGCGACATTGTGCTGCCCGGTGAAATGAAATCGATTCTGGCCCAGGTGGTTGAAGCCGAGAAACTGGCTGAAGCGAATTTAATCAAACGCCGCGAAGAAACGCAGGCAACCCGTTCATTGCATAACACAGCGAAAGTGATGGAAAACAACCCGATTCTGCTGCGATTGAAAGAACTGGAAAGTCTGGAAAGAATTACCGGGCAAATCAGTACGCTGAATGTATATGGCGGGCTGGATGGCGTCATGAATGATATGATAAAACTGACCAGCCGTACAAATAACCCTTGA
- a CDS encoding YfiR family protein, which produces MKCWLLLVSIMLFLPTKTYSSQPDEYTLKSAFLYNFSVFTTWPDQSFATFNLCIYGNDPFGKKLDFLLQQKTIYDRAIVVHRVDQREKLIPCQFVFITQSEAHHFADIVNSLANYPILTVADSPGASFHGVMLNMNVNDGRITFEANLTQAKKVGLVLSAQLLRLATEVY; this is translated from the coding sequence GTGAAATGCTGGCTTTTGCTTGTCAGTATAATGCTGTTTTTACCGACAAAGACATATTCCTCGCAGCCTGATGAATATACGCTGAAATCCGCTTTTTTGTATAACTTTTCCGTATTTACAACCTGGCCCGATCAAAGTTTTGCCACTTTTAACTTATGTATTTATGGTAACGATCCTTTTGGCAAAAAACTGGATTTTTTACTGCAGCAAAAAACAATCTATGACCGGGCGATTGTAGTTCATAGAGTCGATCAACGGGAGAAACTGATTCCGTGCCAATTTGTTTTTATCACACAGTCCGAGGCGCACCATTTCGCCGATATCGTGAACAGCCTGGCAAATTATCCGATCCTGACCGTCGCTGACAGTCCCGGCGCCAGTTTTCATGGTGTCATGCTCAATATGAATGTTAATGACGGCAGAATTACATTTGAGGCTAATCTTACGCAGGCCAAGAAAGTTGGCCTGGTTTTAAGTGCACAATTATTGCGTTTGGCGACCGAAGTGTATTAG
- a CDS encoding TonB-dependent receptor — MNVTITTVSRKPQNQRDTAAAVFVISQEDIRRSTANSIPELLRMAPGLNVARIDASKWSVTSRGFSGRFSDDLLVMIDGRTVFSPLFAGTFWESLDLPLEDIERIEVVRGPSGTIWGANAANGAIHIITKKSNDTQGTLVSGGGGSEERGFTTLRHGGKIGEDFHYRVFAKGFVRDNSHSQAGAHDSWRMGTLGMRADWYINNQNEVTFQGQYHSGKAGQKTSLVYQTVPGTLVTQTEDVNLAGGHALMRWNRITGKNSNMTLQAYYDHNRRNELSFRERRHTFDIDFQHRFPLTLPFRQEFLWGVGYRWTRDHLNAGLPISFEPTSRIIQTTNIFAQTEIPFIEDHLKVVAGLKFLDNTFAHDNFLPTFRVLWTPNIKQTIWASIIRAVRLPSRFERDGNRFIRNGAEFLRLIGNPDLVAETLWGFETGYKHQLTSNLSVEISGFFNDYNHSISEFETSSETAQLFSQRDTEIFGFEIYGRWDASRRLRFMPSYSHLQIRNQAPLGHEVESGKDPRHQFTLRSQLDITHNIELDAFFRHIDKLPGLNVDSYQTLDLRLAWHPVAGLELSLIGQNLLQSHHLEYMPEIIQTVPAQIQRSLYGRIIWRF; from the coding sequence ATGAATGTTACCATAACTACGGTATCGCGAAAACCTCAAAACCAGCGTGATACGGCGGCTGCTGTATTTGTCATTTCTCAGGAAGACATTCGCCGCTCCACTGCAAACAGTATTCCCGAGTTATTACGTATGGCGCCCGGATTGAATGTTGCGCGTATTGATGCCAGTAAATGGTCGGTCACATCACGTGGTTTTAGCGGGCGGTTTTCAGATGATCTGTTGGTAATGATTGATGGTCGGACAGTTTTTTCCCCTTTGTTTGCCGGTACTTTTTGGGAGTCGTTGGATCTTCCGCTTGAAGATATTGAACGCATAGAGGTTGTACGGGGCCCAAGTGGCACGATTTGGGGTGCAAACGCCGCCAACGGCGCGATACATATTATTACCAAAAAGTCAAACGACACACAAGGCACTCTGGTTTCAGGCGGCGGTGGCAGCGAAGAGCGCGGTTTTACCACGCTTCGTCATGGCGGAAAAATCGGTGAAGATTTTCATTACCGTGTTTTTGCCAAAGGCTTTGTGCGAGACAATAGTCATAGTCAAGCAGGCGCGCATGACAGTTGGCGCATGGGAACCTTGGGCATGCGAGCTGACTGGTATATTAATAACCAAAACGAAGTTACATTCCAAGGACAATACCATAGTGGCAAGGCTGGTCAAAAAACCAGTTTAGTGTACCAAACGGTTCCAGGTACACTGGTTACTCAGACAGAAGATGTTAATCTGGCGGGCGGTCATGCTCTCATGCGCTGGAATCGCATCACTGGTAAAAATTCCAACATGACCCTGCAAGCGTATTATGATCATAACCGACGAAATGAATTATCTTTTCGCGAGCGCCGGCATACCTTTGATATCGATTTTCAACACCGGTTTCCATTGACGCTGCCGTTTCGTCAGGAGTTTTTGTGGGGTGTCGGTTACCGTTGGACCAGAGATCATTTAAACGCTGGTCTACCGATTTCTTTTGAACCGACCAGTCGCATCATACAAACCACCAATATCTTCGCTCAAACTGAAATTCCATTTATCGAAGACCATCTAAAAGTAGTCGCCGGTCTTAAATTTTTGGATAACACCTTTGCACATGATAATTTTCTCCCCACTTTCCGGGTACTATGGACGCCCAATATCAAGCAAACAATTTGGGCTTCAATAATACGCGCCGTACGATTACCCTCGCGTTTCGAGCGTGATGGTAATCGTTTTATCCGGAATGGCGCAGAGTTTCTCAGACTGATTGGCAATCCCGATCTTGTCGCTGAAACGTTATGGGGATTTGAGACCGGATACAAACATCAACTGACATCGAATCTTTCCGTTGAAATTTCAGGATTTTTCAATGATTACAATCATTCGATCAGTGAGTTCGAAACCTCATCGGAAACTGCGCAATTATTCAGTCAACGAGATACCGAGATATTCGGCTTCGAAATTTACGGTAGATGGGACGCATCCAGAAGATTAAGATTTATGCCAAGCTATAGTCATTTGCAGATTAGAAATCAAGCCCCTCTGGGCCATGAAGTAGAATCGGGTAAAGACCCCAGACATCAGTTCACACTTCGATCACAACTGGATATTACCCACAATATTGAACTGGATGCGTTCTTTCGCCATATCGACAAATTACCCGGGCTGAATGTTGATAGTTACCAAACACTTGATTTACGACTAGCATGGCATCCAGTAGCTGGTTTGGAATTATCATTGATCGGTCAGAATTTGTTGCAATCGCACCATCTTGAGTATATGCCCGAGATTATACAAACCGTGCCGGCGCAAATTCAACGCAGTCTCTATGGCCGGATTATTTGGCGCTTCTAA
- a CDS encoding NAD+ synthase, translating to MKIAIAQINVAVGDIAGNAKKIIDAAEQAKKSGAELMVTPELALSGYPPVDLLLRETFYAACADALHDLVQKISGITLVVGHPDFRDGKLYNAASVIQDGQIIANHQKHILNRAPFFNEYYYFDKGVEPCRFEVAGIRFGILICADFWQVHTAADTVLFDSNVDQMLVLSASAYHIDKQVSRYQLTQQFIKETAIGVIHANLVGGQDELVFDGASFVMDRQGVLTHQFAEFKEEVGLVEIEDNVPVNGHIEPHLPTVACIYQALCMGVRDYIDKNNFPGVLIGLSGGIDSALVLAVAVDALGADRVQTIMMPTQYTSGISLDDAHKMAQTLGVKHRQSLIKPLLDHFLLTLENDFQISPENSYVSTVPENLQARIRGTLLMALSNQTGYIVLTTGNKSEIAVGYCTLYGDMVGGFGVLKDISKTMVYQLCKYRNQIAEVIPQRIIERAPSAELRFNQTDQDSLPPYEVLDSVMEAYVENNLTPAEIIEKGFSETDVHRVIHLIKVNEYKRRQSPPGIRVTQCDFGTTWRHPITNGFDE from the coding sequence ATGAAAATTGCCATAGCTCAGATCAATGTTGCCGTTGGTGATATAGCCGGTAATGCTAAAAAAATAATCGACGCTGCCGAGCAAGCGAAGAAATCCGGCGCTGAATTGATGGTTACTCCTGAACTGGCGTTGTCGGGTTATCCACCTGTTGATTTGCTACTGCGCGAAACATTCTATGCGGCCTGCGCCGATGCGCTGCATGATCTGGTGCAAAAAATTTCCGGTATTACACTGGTTGTCGGTCATCCGGATTTCCGGGACGGTAAACTCTACAATGCGGCTTCGGTTATCCAGGATGGGCAAATTATTGCCAATCATCAAAAGCATATTCTGAACAGGGCTCCTTTTTTTAATGAATATTACTATTTTGATAAAGGTGTCGAACCTTGCCGGTTTGAAGTGGCTGGTATCCGGTTTGGTATACTGATTTGCGCCGATTTCTGGCAGGTACATACAGCAGCCGACACGGTTCTGTTTGATTCGAATGTTGATCAGATGCTGGTGCTCAGTGCTTCGGCATATCATATCGACAAACAGGTTTCCCGTTACCAACTGACCCAGCAATTTATCAAAGAGACGGCAATCGGGGTCATTCATGCCAATCTTGTGGGTGGTCAGGATGAACTGGTTTTTGACGGTGCGTCGTTTGTGATGGATCGGCAAGGCGTGTTGACACACCAGTTTGCTGAATTCAAGGAAGAAGTGGGTCTGGTTGAAATCGAAGATAATGTCCCGGTTAATGGGCATATCGAACCGCATCTGCCGACAGTGGCCTGTATTTATCAAGCGCTATGCATGGGCGTCAGGGATTATATCGATAAAAACAATTTTCCCGGTGTGCTGATTGGCCTGTCCGGTGGTATTGATTCAGCATTAGTTCTGGCTGTTGCAGTGGATGCGCTGGGTGCGGATCGGGTTCAGACAATCATGATGCCAACACAATATACGTCGGGCATCAGTCTCGATGATGCGCACAAGATGGCCCAAACACTGGGCGTCAAGCACCGCCAGAGCTTGATCAAACCCTTGCTCGATCATTTTTTATTGACGCTGGAAAACGATTTTCAGATTTCGCCAGAAAACAGCTATGTCAGTACTGTGCCGGAGAATCTGCAAGCACGCATACGCGGCACTTTGTTGATGGCATTATCGAATCAGACGGGTTATATCGTACTGACTACGGGAAATAAATCGGAAATAGCTGTCGGATACTGCACCTTATACGGGGACATGGTTGGCGGTTTTGGTGTTCTTAAAGACATCAGTAAAACAATGGTTTATCAGCTTTGCAAATACCGCAATCAGATTGCCGAAGTCATTCCTCAACGTATTATAGAGCGTGCGCCTTCAGCAGAGCTGCGTTTTAACCAGACCGACCAGGATAGCCTGCCGCCGTATGAAGTGCTCGATTCGGTCATGGAAGCCTATGTGGAAAATAACCTGACGCCTGCAGAAATTATTGAAAAAGGGTTCAGTGAAACCGATGTTCACCGCGTTATACACCTGATCAAGGTTAACGAATATAAACGCCGTCAGTCACCGCCGGGCATTCGTGTCACGCAATGTGATTTTGGCACCACCTGGCGGCATCCGATTACCAACGGGTTTGATGAATGA
- a CDS encoding phosphomannomutase/phosphoglucomutase, producing the protein MNDIKQSVPREIFKAYDIRGVVDKTLTIAHVEAIGHAIGSEARERGLTSIAVGRDGRLSGPSLSEALTRGILKSGVNVVDVGMVATPMLYFAAHEHCNYSGVMVTGSHNPPEYNGFKIVMGGETLAAESIQALRIRIDNNDLMHGDGRYSQLDICDSYIDRIVDDVKLDRPMKIVVDCGNGVAGAFAPALYQKLGCEVTELFCDVDGTFPNHHPDPSVPANLRDVVHALANTDAEIGLAFDGDGDRLGIVTKKGNIIFPDRQLMLFAADVLSRNPKGQIIFDVKCTRNLAPWIEQHNGVPIMWKTGHSFIKAKLRETNALLAGEMSGHFFFKERWYGFDDGLYAGARLLELLSHRENIDSVLNNLPDSINTPELQIRVEEGENHILIAALQKNARFDSAQRVVTIDGLRVEYDDGFGLARASNTTPVIVLRFEAENEAALKRIQQDFRVNIQRVKPDAELPF; encoded by the coding sequence ATGAACGATATAAAACAATCTGTTCCACGCGAAATTTTTAAGGCCTATGATATTCGTGGTGTTGTCGATAAAACGTTAACGATCGCGCATGTTGAGGCAATTGGCCATGCAATCGGTTCTGAAGCGCGCGAACGCGGGCTGACGTCAATTGCAGTGGGACGGGACGGCAGATTGTCCGGGCCGTCGCTTTCAGAAGCGCTGACAAGGGGTATTCTCAAAAGTGGCGTTAATGTCGTGGATGTCGGGATGGTGGCGACACCCATGCTTTATTTTGCTGCGCATGAGCATTGTAATTACTCCGGTGTGATGGTAACGGGGAGCCATAATCCGCCGGAATACAACGGGTTTAAAATTGTGATGGGTGGTGAAACACTGGCGGCTGAATCCATACAGGCACTGCGCATCCGTATTGATAACAACGATCTGATGCATGGTGATGGCCGCTATTCTCAGCTTGACATTTGCGACAGTTATATCGATCGTATTGTTGATGATGTCAAACTCGATCGCCCAATGAAAATTGTCGTGGATTGCGGTAATGGTGTGGCCGGTGCGTTTGCGCCTGCACTGTATCAAAAACTGGGTTGTGAAGTGACCGAATTATTTTGCGATGTGGATGGGACTTTCCCGAATCACCACCCTGATCCATCGGTGCCCGCTAATCTGCGGGATGTGGTTCATGCGCTTGCTAACACAGATGCTGAAATCGGCCTTGCTTTTGACGGCGATGGCGACCGGCTGGGTATAGTCACCAAAAAGGGCAATATTATTTTTCCGGATCGTCAGTTGATGCTGTTCGCTGCCGATGTGTTGTCCAGAAATCCGAAAGGTCAGATTATTTTCGATGTGAAATGCACGCGTAACCTTGCGCCCTGGATTGAGCAGCATAACGGAGTGCCCATCATGTGGAAAACCGGTCATTCATTTATTAAAGCCAAACTGAGAGAAACGAATGCATTACTGGCTGGTGAAATGAGTGGCCACTTCTTTTTCAAGGAACGCTGGTATGGTTTTGATGACGGCTTGTATGCCGGAGCGAGATTGCTGGAATTGCTTAGTCACAGGGAAAATATAGACAGCGTCTTGAACAACCTTCCGGACTCGATCAATACGCCCGAACTGCAAATCAGGGTTGAGGAGGGCGAAAACCACATATTGATCGCTGCGTTACAAAAAAATGCCCGGTTTGACAGTGCGCAGCGGGTGGTTACCATCGACGGTCTGCGGGTTGAATACGATGATGGATTCGGTTTGGCGCGTGCATCCAATACCACGCCAGTCATAGTGCTACGGTTTGAAGCGGAGAATGAAGCCGCACTGAAACGTATCCAGCAGGATTTTCGCGTCAATATTCAACGGGTAAAGCCGGATGCCGAACTGCCTTTTTAG
- a CDS encoding zinc-finger domain-containing protein, with amino-acid sequence MNEQTDNKTREIEITTDDLPLHCPTPEMKLWNTHPRVYLPIEQTGEALCPYCGTHYTLKGGAIAGHH; translated from the coding sequence ATGAATGAACAAACCGACAATAAAACAAGAGAAATCGAAATTACAACCGACGACCTGCCGCTGCATTGTCCAACACCCGAAATGAAACTCTGGAATACGCATCCAAGAGTTTATTTGCCGATAGAGCAAACAGGCGAGGCCTTGTGTCCCTATTGCGGCACGCATTATACCCTCAAGGGTGGCGCCATTGCCGGACACCACTGA
- a CDS encoding branched-chain amino acid transaminase yields the protein MSMSDRDGVIWYDGEMVPWRDANTHILTHTLHYGLGVFEGLRAYETAQGPAIFRLKEHTDRLFNSAHIFMMRMPFDKATVLQAQCDVVKQNNLASGYIRPIVFYGSEAMGLSATTLSVHVAIAAWSWGTYLGAESLDEGIRVKTSSFTRHHVNINMCRAKSVTTYANSILAHQEVAQNGYNEALLLDMEGYVAEGSGENIFVVKQGKIYTPDLTSCLEGITRASVMELAAELGIPVIEKRITRDEIYCADEAFFTGTAAEVTPIRELDNRMIGSGKRGPITTQLQALFFDCVKGRNDNHSDWLTFVK from the coding sequence ATGTCAATGTCTGATCGTGATGGCGTTATCTGGTATGACGGCGAAATGGTTCCCTGGCGGGATGCCAATACGCACATACTGACGCATACGCTTCACTATGGATTGGGGGTGTTTGAAGGGTTGCGCGCCTATGAAACAGCGCAGGGTCCGGCTATATTCCGGTTAAAGGAACATACCGACCGGCTTTTTAATTCGGCGCATATCTTTATGATGAGAATGCCGTTCGACAAGGCTACTGTGCTGCAAGCGCAATGCGATGTCGTCAAACAGAATAATCTGGCCTCAGGTTATATCCGCCCCATTGTATTTTATGGCTCTGAAGCCATGGGTCTTTCGGCGACAACGCTATCGGTGCATGTTGCAATTGCTGCGTGGTCATGGGGTACCTATCTGGGCGCTGAAAGTCTGGATGAAGGCATTCGTGTTAAAACTTCATCGTTTACGCGGCATCATGTCAACATTAATATGTGCCGGGCGAAATCGGTGACAACCTATGCCAATTCCATATTGGCGCATCAGGAAGTGGCTCAGAATGGTTATAACGAAGCGTTGCTGCTGGATATGGAAGGTTATGTCGCTGAGGGGTCTGGGGAGAATATATTCGTCGTCAAGCAGGGGAAAATTTATACCCCCGACCTTACGTCGTGCCTGGAAGGGATAACCCGGGCTTCAGTCATGGAGTTGGCGGCAGAATTAGGTATTCCCGTCATTGAAAAACGCATTACGCGCGACGAAATTTATTGTGCAGACGAAGCGTTTTTTACGGGCACTGCAGCAGAAGTGACCCCAATTCGTGAACTGGATAACCGTATGATCGGTAGCGGGAAGCGCGGGCCGATTACAACGCAATTGCAGGCCCTGTTCTTTGACTGTGTAAAAGGCAGGAATGATAATCATAGCGACTGGCTTACCTTCGTAAAATAA